The proteins below are encoded in one region of Catharus ustulatus isolate bCatUst1 chromosome 21, bCatUst1.pri.v2, whole genome shotgun sequence:
- the ABL1 gene encoding tyrosine-protein kinase ABL1 isoform X1 — protein sequence MGQQPGKVLGDQRRPSLPALHFIKGAGKKESSRHAGPHCNVFVEHEALQRPVVSDFEPQGLSEAARWNSKENLLSCPSENDPHLFVALYDFVASGDNTLSITKGEKLRVLGYNHNGEWCEAQTKNGQGWVPSNYITPVNSLEKHSWYHGPVSRNAAEYLLSSGINGSFLVRESESSPGQRSISLRYEGRVYHYRINTASDGKLYVSSESRFNTLAELVHHHSTVADGLITTLHYPAPKRNKPTIYGVSPNYDKWEIERTDITMKHKLGGGQYGEVYEGVWKKYNLTVAVKTLKEDTMEVEEFLKEAAVMKEIKHPNLVQLLGVCTREPPFYIITEFMTYGNLLDYLRECNRQEVNAVVLLYMATQISSAMEYLEKKNFIHRDLAARNCLVGENHLVKVADFGLSRLMTGDTYTAHAGAKFPIKWTAPESLAYNKFSIKSDVWAFGVLLWEIATYGMSPYPGIDLSQVYELLEKDYRMERPEGCPEKVYELMRACWQWSPSDRPSFAEIHQAFETMFQESSISDEVEKELGKKGMRSVVSNFLQAPELPTKTRTSRRTAESKDANEGLETAHARGQGECDALDHEPAVSPLLPRKERVALESSLNEDERLLPKDKKHNLFSALIKKKKKTAPTPPKRSSSFREMDGHSERRAGAEEECRDAGNGAFIAPPADTADPSKFQSPSNGAGVTNGIVTGNSGFLSPHLRKKSSTMSSSRGVAGEEESSSNSSKRFLRSCSASCVPHGAKDTEWKSVTLPRDLQSTGRQFDSSTFGGHRSEKPALPRKRANEAKADVSVRGTVTPPPRLLKKNEETADDVFKDVESSPGSSPPTLTPKLGRRQPAAPPSSSGLHKDDGVKSSALGTTVMMDQGSAAKPNPAGFVGASKASSEEPRLRRLKQSSESAGKDKGKLSKLKPAPPLPLSSSSIAKPGKVSHSPSHEATADVVSGPKSKQLTQVGEAAGSDAVKPNQSGEGVKKLGIPSVPKPQSSTKLLLSTATPAASSSSVPSAPGGDQTSSTAFIPLISTRVSLRKTRQPPERIASGTITKGVVLESTEALRLAISKNSEQMASHSAVLEAGKNLYTFCVSYVDSIQQMRNKFAFREAINKLENNLRELQICPATAGSGPAATQDFSKLLSSVKEISDIVQR from the exons AAGCCCTTCAGAGACCGGTAGTGTCAGACTTTGAGCCACAGGGTCTGAGTGAAGCAGCTCGCTGGAACTCCAAGGAAAACCTTCTGTCCTGCCCCAGTGAAAATGATCCCCATCTCTTTGTTGCACTGTATGATTTTGTGGCGAGTGGGGACAACACTCTCAGCATAACTAAAG GTGAAAAGCTCCGTGTGCTGGGCTACAACCACAATGGGGAGTGGTGCGAGGCGCAGACCAAGAAcgggcagggctgggtcccCAGCAATTACATCACCCCAGTGAACAGCTTGGAGAAGCACTCGTGGTACCACGGGCCGGTGTCGCGGAACGCCGCCGAGTACCTGCTGAGCAGCGGCATCAACGGCAGCTTCCTGGTGCGCGAGAGCGAGAGCAGCCCCGGGCAGAGATCCATCTCCCTGCGCTACGAGGGCAGGGTCTACCACTACAGGATCAACACTGCCTCTGATGGCAAG CTCTATGTGTCTTCAGAGAGCCGCTTCAACACCTTGGCAGAGCTGGTCCATCACCACTCCACCGTGGCAGATGGGCTCATCACCACGCTGCACTACCCGGCGCCCAAGCGCAACAAGCCCACCATCTACGGCGTGTCCCCCAACTACGACAAGTGGGAGATCGAGCGCACCGACATCACCATGAAGCACAAGCTGGGTGGAGGCCAGTATGGAGAGGTGTATGAAGGAGTCTGGAAGAAGTACAACCTCACAGTGGCTGTGAAAACTCTTAAG GAGGATACCATGGAGGTGGAAGAGTTCTTGAAAGAAGCCGCAGTAATGAAGGAGATCAAGCATCCGAACTTGGTGCAATTATTAG GGGTGTGCACACGGGAACCTCCTTTCTACATCATCACAGAGTTCATGACATATGGGAACCTGCTGGATTATCTGAGGGAGTGCAACAGGCAGGAGGTGaatgctgtggtgctgctgtaCATGGCAACTCAGATCTCCTCAGCCATGGAGtacctggagaagaaaaacttCATCCACAG GGACCTTGCTGCCAGGAACTGCCTTGTAGGGGAGAACCACTTGGTGAAGGTGGCAGACTTTGGCCTGAGCAGGTTAATGACGGGTGACACCTACACAGCCCACGCTGGAGCAAAATTCCCCATCAAGTGGACTGCACCAGAAAGCCTGGCCTACAACAAGTTCTCCATTAAATCCGACGTCTGGG CCTTTGGTGTTCTGCTGTGGGAAATTGCAACCTATGGTATGTCCCCTTACCCTGGGATTGACCTGTCTCAAGTCTATGAGCTGTTGGAGAAGGATTATCGTATGGAGCGTCCTGAAGGCTGTCCTGAGAAAGTTTATGAGCTCATGAGAGCAT gctgGCAGTGGAGTCCTTCTGATAGACCCTCCTTTGCTGAGATCCATCAGGCCTTTGAAACGATGTTTCAGGAATCCAGCATCTCGGATG AGGTGGAGAAGGAATTGGGAAAGAAGGGCATGAGGAGTGTAGTGAGCAATTTCCTCCAAGCCCCAGAGTTGCCAACCAAAACGCGAACATCGAGGAGAACTGCCGAAAGCAAAGATGCCAACGAGGGCTTGGAGACTGCACATGCTCGAGGCCAGGGGGAATGTG ATGCCCTGGATCATGAACCTGCTGTTTCTCCCTTGCTCCCACGGAAGGAGAGAGTGGCTCTGGAGAGCAGTTTGAATGAAGATGAGCGGCTGCttccaaaagacaaaaagcacaACCTCTTCAGTGCCCTGatcaagaagaagaagaaaactgcCCCTACCCCTCCGAAACGGAGCAGCTCCTTCCGGGAGATGGACGGACACTCGGAGCGCAGGGCGGGCGCGGAGGAGGAGTGCAGGGATGCTGGCAACGGAGCTTTCATTGCCCcccctgcagacacagctgaCCCCTCCAAGTTCCAGAGCCCGAGCAATGGGGCTGGTGTCACCAATGGGATCGTGACAGGGAACTCTGGGTTCTTATCTCCCCACTTACGGAAGAAATCCAGCACGATGAGCAGCAGCCGAGGGGTGGCTGGTgaggaggagagcagctccaaCTCCAGCAAGCGTTTCCTGAGGTCCTGCTCAGCCTCCTGTGTGCCCCATGGAGCGAAGGACACGGAGTGGAAATCTGTGACCCTGCCTCGGGATTTGCAGTCCACGGGACGCCAGTTTGATTCCTCCACTTTCGGGGGGCACAGAAGTGAGAAGCCAGCACTGCCTCGGAAGCGGGCGAACGAGGCCAAGGCTGACGTGTCTGTCAGGGGAACGGTGACCCCTCCTCCACGGCTACTTAAGAAGAATGAAGAGACTGCTGATGATGTGTTCAAAGATGTAGAGTCGAGCCCTGGTTCCAGCCCTCCCACCCTGACGCCAAAACTTGGCCGTAGGCAAcctgctgcccctccttcctccagcggGCTCCACAAGGATGATGGAGTCAAATCCAGTGCCTTAGGTACCACTGTGATGATGGACCAAGGTTCTGCTGCCAAACCCAACCCTGCTGGGTTCGTGGGGGCCAGCAAAGCTTCCTCTGAGGAGCCACGCCTGAGGAGGCTCAAGCAGAGCTCGGAGTCGGCAGGGAAGGACAAAGGGAAGTTATCGAAGCTGAAACCAGCCCCTCCACTCCCACTGTCTTCATCCTCCATTGCCAAGCCTGGGAAGGTttctcacagccccagccatgaAGCAACAGCAGATGTGGTGTCTGGGCCGAAATCCAAACAGTTGACTCAGGTtggagaggctgcaggcagtgatGCTGTCAAGCCAAACCAGTCAGGGGAAGGTGTGAAAAAGCTGGGGATCCCCTCTGTACCAAAGCCACAGTCCTCtacaaagctgctgctgagcacagcaacCCCAGCTGCCTCTTCCTCATCCGTACCCTCTGCCCCAGGCGGGGACCAGACATCATCCACAGCCTTCATCCCCCTCATATCCACCAGGGTGTCGCTGCGGAAGACCCGGCAGCCCCCAGAGAGGATTGCCAGCGGCACCATCACCAAAGGGGTGGTGCTGGAGAGCACCGAGGCTCTGCGGCTCGCCATCAGCAAGAACTCTGAGCAGATGGCCAGCCACAGCGCCGTCCTGGAGGCTGGCAAGAACCTCTACACCTTCTGTGTGAGCTACGTGGACTCCATTCAGCAGATGAGGAACAAATTTGCCTTTCGGGAGGCCATCAATAAGCTGGAGAACAACCTGCGGGAGCTTCAGATCTGCCCGGCCACCGCCGGCAGCGGCCCCGCGGCCACCCAGGACTTTAGCAAACTGCTCAGTTCCGTGAAGGAAATCAGCGACATTGTTCAGAGGTAG
- the ABL1 gene encoding tyrosine-protein kinase ABL1 isoform X2, whose product MKMLEICLKLVGCKSKKGLSSSSSCYLEEALQRPVVSDFEPQGLSEAARWNSKENLLSCPSENDPHLFVALYDFVASGDNTLSITKGEKLRVLGYNHNGEWCEAQTKNGQGWVPSNYITPVNSLEKHSWYHGPVSRNAAEYLLSSGINGSFLVRESESSPGQRSISLRYEGRVYHYRINTASDGKLYVSSESRFNTLAELVHHHSTVADGLITTLHYPAPKRNKPTIYGVSPNYDKWEIERTDITMKHKLGGGQYGEVYEGVWKKYNLTVAVKTLKEDTMEVEEFLKEAAVMKEIKHPNLVQLLGVCTREPPFYIITEFMTYGNLLDYLRECNRQEVNAVVLLYMATQISSAMEYLEKKNFIHRDLAARNCLVGENHLVKVADFGLSRLMTGDTYTAHAGAKFPIKWTAPESLAYNKFSIKSDVWAFGVLLWEIATYGMSPYPGIDLSQVYELLEKDYRMERPEGCPEKVYELMRACWQWSPSDRPSFAEIHQAFETMFQESSISDEVEKELGKKGMRSVVSNFLQAPELPTKTRTSRRTAESKDANEGLETAHARGQGECDALDHEPAVSPLLPRKERVALESSLNEDERLLPKDKKHNLFSALIKKKKKTAPTPPKRSSSFREMDGHSERRAGAEEECRDAGNGAFIAPPADTADPSKFQSPSNGAGVTNGIVTGNSGFLSPHLRKKSSTMSSSRGVAGEEESSSNSSKRFLRSCSASCVPHGAKDTEWKSVTLPRDLQSTGRQFDSSTFGGHRSEKPALPRKRANEAKADVSVRGTVTPPPRLLKKNEETADDVFKDVESSPGSSPPTLTPKLGRRQPAAPPSSSGLHKDDGVKSSALGTTVMMDQGSAAKPNPAGFVGASKASSEEPRLRRLKQSSESAGKDKGKLSKLKPAPPLPLSSSSIAKPGKVSHSPSHEATADVVSGPKSKQLTQVGEAAGSDAVKPNQSGEGVKKLGIPSVPKPQSSTKLLLSTATPAASSSSVPSAPGGDQTSSTAFIPLISTRVSLRKTRQPPERIASGTITKGVVLESTEALRLAISKNSEQMASHSAVLEAGKNLYTFCVSYVDSIQQMRNKFAFREAINKLENNLRELQICPATAGSGPAATQDFSKLLSSVKEISDIVQR is encoded by the exons AAGCCCTTCAGAGACCGGTAGTGTCAGACTTTGAGCCACAGGGTCTGAGTGAAGCAGCTCGCTGGAACTCCAAGGAAAACCTTCTGTCCTGCCCCAGTGAAAATGATCCCCATCTCTTTGTTGCACTGTATGATTTTGTGGCGAGTGGGGACAACACTCTCAGCATAACTAAAG GTGAAAAGCTCCGTGTGCTGGGCTACAACCACAATGGGGAGTGGTGCGAGGCGCAGACCAAGAAcgggcagggctgggtcccCAGCAATTACATCACCCCAGTGAACAGCTTGGAGAAGCACTCGTGGTACCACGGGCCGGTGTCGCGGAACGCCGCCGAGTACCTGCTGAGCAGCGGCATCAACGGCAGCTTCCTGGTGCGCGAGAGCGAGAGCAGCCCCGGGCAGAGATCCATCTCCCTGCGCTACGAGGGCAGGGTCTACCACTACAGGATCAACACTGCCTCTGATGGCAAG CTCTATGTGTCTTCAGAGAGCCGCTTCAACACCTTGGCAGAGCTGGTCCATCACCACTCCACCGTGGCAGATGGGCTCATCACCACGCTGCACTACCCGGCGCCCAAGCGCAACAAGCCCACCATCTACGGCGTGTCCCCCAACTACGACAAGTGGGAGATCGAGCGCACCGACATCACCATGAAGCACAAGCTGGGTGGAGGCCAGTATGGAGAGGTGTATGAAGGAGTCTGGAAGAAGTACAACCTCACAGTGGCTGTGAAAACTCTTAAG GAGGATACCATGGAGGTGGAAGAGTTCTTGAAAGAAGCCGCAGTAATGAAGGAGATCAAGCATCCGAACTTGGTGCAATTATTAG GGGTGTGCACACGGGAACCTCCTTTCTACATCATCACAGAGTTCATGACATATGGGAACCTGCTGGATTATCTGAGGGAGTGCAACAGGCAGGAGGTGaatgctgtggtgctgctgtaCATGGCAACTCAGATCTCCTCAGCCATGGAGtacctggagaagaaaaacttCATCCACAG GGACCTTGCTGCCAGGAACTGCCTTGTAGGGGAGAACCACTTGGTGAAGGTGGCAGACTTTGGCCTGAGCAGGTTAATGACGGGTGACACCTACACAGCCCACGCTGGAGCAAAATTCCCCATCAAGTGGACTGCACCAGAAAGCCTGGCCTACAACAAGTTCTCCATTAAATCCGACGTCTGGG CCTTTGGTGTTCTGCTGTGGGAAATTGCAACCTATGGTATGTCCCCTTACCCTGGGATTGACCTGTCTCAAGTCTATGAGCTGTTGGAGAAGGATTATCGTATGGAGCGTCCTGAAGGCTGTCCTGAGAAAGTTTATGAGCTCATGAGAGCAT gctgGCAGTGGAGTCCTTCTGATAGACCCTCCTTTGCTGAGATCCATCAGGCCTTTGAAACGATGTTTCAGGAATCCAGCATCTCGGATG AGGTGGAGAAGGAATTGGGAAAGAAGGGCATGAGGAGTGTAGTGAGCAATTTCCTCCAAGCCCCAGAGTTGCCAACCAAAACGCGAACATCGAGGAGAACTGCCGAAAGCAAAGATGCCAACGAGGGCTTGGAGACTGCACATGCTCGAGGCCAGGGGGAATGTG ATGCCCTGGATCATGAACCTGCTGTTTCTCCCTTGCTCCCACGGAAGGAGAGAGTGGCTCTGGAGAGCAGTTTGAATGAAGATGAGCGGCTGCttccaaaagacaaaaagcacaACCTCTTCAGTGCCCTGatcaagaagaagaagaaaactgcCCCTACCCCTCCGAAACGGAGCAGCTCCTTCCGGGAGATGGACGGACACTCGGAGCGCAGGGCGGGCGCGGAGGAGGAGTGCAGGGATGCTGGCAACGGAGCTTTCATTGCCCcccctgcagacacagctgaCCCCTCCAAGTTCCAGAGCCCGAGCAATGGGGCTGGTGTCACCAATGGGATCGTGACAGGGAACTCTGGGTTCTTATCTCCCCACTTACGGAAGAAATCCAGCACGATGAGCAGCAGCCGAGGGGTGGCTGGTgaggaggagagcagctccaaCTCCAGCAAGCGTTTCCTGAGGTCCTGCTCAGCCTCCTGTGTGCCCCATGGAGCGAAGGACACGGAGTGGAAATCTGTGACCCTGCCTCGGGATTTGCAGTCCACGGGACGCCAGTTTGATTCCTCCACTTTCGGGGGGCACAGAAGTGAGAAGCCAGCACTGCCTCGGAAGCGGGCGAACGAGGCCAAGGCTGACGTGTCTGTCAGGGGAACGGTGACCCCTCCTCCACGGCTACTTAAGAAGAATGAAGAGACTGCTGATGATGTGTTCAAAGATGTAGAGTCGAGCCCTGGTTCCAGCCCTCCCACCCTGACGCCAAAACTTGGCCGTAGGCAAcctgctgcccctccttcctccagcggGCTCCACAAGGATGATGGAGTCAAATCCAGTGCCTTAGGTACCACTGTGATGATGGACCAAGGTTCTGCTGCCAAACCCAACCCTGCTGGGTTCGTGGGGGCCAGCAAAGCTTCCTCTGAGGAGCCACGCCTGAGGAGGCTCAAGCAGAGCTCGGAGTCGGCAGGGAAGGACAAAGGGAAGTTATCGAAGCTGAAACCAGCCCCTCCACTCCCACTGTCTTCATCCTCCATTGCCAAGCCTGGGAAGGTttctcacagccccagccatgaAGCAACAGCAGATGTGGTGTCTGGGCCGAAATCCAAACAGTTGACTCAGGTtggagaggctgcaggcagtgatGCTGTCAAGCCAAACCAGTCAGGGGAAGGTGTGAAAAAGCTGGGGATCCCCTCTGTACCAAAGCCACAGTCCTCtacaaagctgctgctgagcacagcaacCCCAGCTGCCTCTTCCTCATCCGTACCCTCTGCCCCAGGCGGGGACCAGACATCATCCACAGCCTTCATCCCCCTCATATCCACCAGGGTGTCGCTGCGGAAGACCCGGCAGCCCCCAGAGAGGATTGCCAGCGGCACCATCACCAAAGGGGTGGTGCTGGAGAGCACCGAGGCTCTGCGGCTCGCCATCAGCAAGAACTCTGAGCAGATGGCCAGCCACAGCGCCGTCCTGGAGGCTGGCAAGAACCTCTACACCTTCTGTGTGAGCTACGTGGACTCCATTCAGCAGATGAGGAACAAATTTGCCTTTCGGGAGGCCATCAATAAGCTGGAGAACAACCTGCGGGAGCTTCAGATCTGCCCGGCCACCGCCGGCAGCGGCCCCGCGGCCACCCAGGACTTTAGCAAACTGCTCAGTTCCGTGAAGGAAATCAGCGACATTGTTCAGAGGTAG
- the LOC117005586 gene encoding orexigenic neuropeptide QRFP, with product MRAPYSLSCLFLLSLGACFPPGERWEPGPPGEGAVLAPGWQTAAEGRGPGWRAGAQRRRSEELDALLSIARELRGYGTAGAGQRPGRRGGPELLPGGGEKRSGTLGNLAEELTGYNRKKGGFTFRFGR from the coding sequence ATGAGAGCACCCTACTCGCTGTCCTGCCTGTTCCTCCTGAGCCTGGGAGCCTGCTTCCCCCCGGGCGAGCGGTGGGAGCCGGGCCCGCCGGGGGAAGGGGCTGTGCTCGCTCCCGGCTGGCAGACGGCGGCGGAGGGCCGGGGTCCCGGCTGGAGGGCAGGGGCACAGCGGAGGAGAAGCGAGGAGCTGGATGCGCTGCTGAGCATCGCCCGGGAGCTGCGGGGATACGGCacggccggggccgggcagcggccGGGCAGGCGGGGGGGCCCCGAGCTGCTGCCCGGCGGAGGGGAGAAGCGCAGCGGCACCCTGGGCAACCTGGCGGAGGAGCTCACTGGctacaacaggaaaaaagggggCTTCACCTTCCGCTTTGGGAGATGA